A genome region from Neoarius graeffei isolate fNeoGra1 chromosome 21, fNeoGra1.pri, whole genome shotgun sequence includes the following:
- the msgn1 gene encoding mesogenin-1 translates to MDGAEVDHLTAKLLAQWNWRSDTQSGSIRRRCPSPEPSASPCSSCSSSSPEAPGEMFSDYSYGRKAGQTKSSRPKMSTKRRMKASEREKMRMRSLAEALHQLRDYLPPVYSRRGQPLTKIQTLKYTIEYIKELSEILNQE, encoded by the coding sequence ATGGACGGCGCAGAGGTCGATCACTTGACCGCTAAACTTCTGGCGCAGTGGAACTGGAGATCCGACACCCAAAGCGGCTCCATCAGACGCAGATGTCCCTCACCTGAACCCTCTGCCTCGCCCTGCTCCAGCTGTTCCTCATCCTCTCCAGAGGCTCCAGGGGAAATGTTCTCGGATTATTCCTACGGAAGGAAAGCGGGCCAGACGAAATCGTCTCGACCCAAAATGTCGACGAAAAGGCGCATGaaggcgagcgagagagagaagatgcGCATGAGGAGTTTAGCTGAAGCTTTGCATCAGCTCCGGGATTACCTGCCTCCTGTCTACAGCCGCAGAGGACAACCACTGACCAAGATCCAGACTCTCAAATACACCATCGAGTACATAAAGGAGCTGTCGGAAATCCTCAATCAAGAATGA